The genomic region GATGAAATCGTCGAATTGGCCGTCTCTCTCGTAGAAAATATTTGCAGCACCCGGCTCAATGACACGCAGATTCCTTATGCCGCTGTCATCCGGTATTTTCTGAAAAAAAGCGATACGCTTTTCGGAAGGGCATTTACCCATATTGCCCAAAATTATACATGCTATTTTGGCGGCTTGTTTGATGCATGCAGCGCTGTTGATACCGGAAACTGGAAACAGTTTCTTGAGAAAAATGGATACCGGCCGTCCCGGGATGCGGACCCGAAGGATTTCATTCCTGTTTCCCTGGAACATCTTGAGGCGCTGTACCGTGGAATGGCCGATTCCGGCAAGGGCTATACCTGCAGATCCGAACAGATTCGCTATGCCGGTCATGTGGCCCGCGCGTTAAACGATAGCGCCGTGTTGACCATTGAAGCCGGTACCGGTACCGGAAAAACCCAGGGCTATCTGATCCCGGTTCTGGAATTTCTCTACCGCAACAAGAATGCCCGGGTGGTTATCTCTACGTACACCAAGAGCCTCCAGGAGCAGATTTATCAGCGGGAGCTGACGGTTGCTTTTGATGTGTTCAAACATTACAGAGACATCCCTTTTTCGCTGTTAAAAGGAAAGTCCAGCTATATCTGCGCGGTCAAGCTGGATAACCTTTATGAGGAAACGCTGAGCGGACCCGGTTTGCTGGCGTGGTTGTATTTTTTGATGCGGGTGCTGGATTTTCGCAACTGCGATTCGGATTCCATCGGACTGAAAGTGGCGGATTATCTTGGGGGGCCTGTCAATTTTTATCAGATGCTTCACGAAATATCGGCTAAAACCGGGTGCCATTCCGGGCACCAGAGATGTCCTGCCCAGATTGTAACCATCGAAGCATCCGCAGCCCGTTTGATCATCACCAATCATCATAAACTGGCGCTGCTGGATCAGGATCCAAGACTGGCGGGGTTGTTCAGGAATTATGTGGTGGATGAAGCCAACCATTTTGAGCATTCCGTTCGAAATGCTTTTGGTGAAGAAGTCCGGTCCTTTGATATTGCCGCTGTTGCCGATTATCTCGAGTCTGTTGCAGGAAGACTCCTCAAACGCGCTGCCGGCGATCCTGAAGCTTGCATCCGGATGGCCCTGAGCCGGATTCATGTTCTGAAGAATCAGATCAGTCAGCTGCGTGATGCGCTGAGTTCAATAAGCTCGAAATCCGGGGCAGGGGACATTCAACCGGTTCAGTACGATCATCCGGCATTTCAAAACGGCCATATCAAATATCATCTTCAACCGCTGGTTGAATCAGTCAGTGGCGTATGCGCGGGTTTCGACTGGCTTAAAGATGCAGCTGCCTGCAGGGGGGTTAAGCTTCAACGCAGAACCGCCGAGCGGATTAAAACATCGGTTGCTCAGTTGTCAGAATACGGTGAATCATTGAAACTGATCGAAACCATTTCCGCCAGCCAGCATCATGTGGCGGCATTTCAGTGCTTTCGGAATCACTGGACGCTGATGGCCCATGAGGTGGAAGTATCGGACCTGATCCGGCGTTATATGTTTCAGCAAAAAGATGCAATTGTTTTCACTGCGGCAACCCTGACCTACAAGGGCCGGTTTGATACCTTCAGGGAAATTGCCGGAATGCTTCCGTCTCAGGACAAAGAGCCTGGCGAAGCGGATGCCAGAGAATTCCGGTTTGAAAAAATCCCCTCTTTATTTTCAAAAGACGCGATAGAAATCATCGTCCCCGATGAAGCGGTAACCGGAAGGTATGACAATAAAACAAACTGGACCCATTCTGTGGTGGCTCAGCTGCCGGAGCTGATCCGGAAAAACAGGGGACGGACACTGGTCCTGTTTTCCAGTTATGCGGATTTAATCGAAATTGTGTCGCGGGTGTCAGCCGCTGTCACCGAATCGATGTACCCGCTTTTGATTCAGCAAAAAGGGTGCCCCACCGTGAATCTGTGCGATGAATTCCGAACAGTGAAAGAAAGCGTTCTTTTCGGTGTGGATACCTTCTGGTACGGCGTTGATTTCAAAGGCGATACCCTGACGCAGGTGATCATCACCCGGATTCCCTACCCAACGCCATATGACCCGATTCAGATGGCCAGAAAGAAAATCCTGTCCCCGTCTTCGTACTGGAAACGGTATCATTATGATACCGGCATCAAATTAAAACAGGGGGTCGGTCGTTTGATCCGATCCGACACGGACAGGGGAAAGATTATTATCCTGGATACTCGGTTTAAAAAGCAGATGCTGGAAGATGGGTGAAAAAGAAATAGAAAAAAAGGACTGAGTGCTGAGGACCCGGGACTGAGTTAAAAAATGATGGCTGGTGGCAAAAAAGTAAGCAGTAGGCGGTAGGCAGGAAAAGCTGATATCCCTTAACTTTATCCACCAATTAATAACCCATAACAGATAACAATCAATTCGTAATCCACATGCAACTATATCTTGCCCCGATGCGGGGTTTCACCGATTCGGTGTATCGTAACGTATTTTCCCGATATTTTGACGGGATCGATCTGGCCATCGCACCGTTTATCAGCACGATGCGGGGGGATAAGATTAAACCGGTACATATCAGGGGGCTTTTGCCTGAACAGAACCAGTCCATGCCGCTTATCCCGCAGATTCTGAGCAACGATGCCGACGGATTTATCCGTCTGGCCGTTTATCTGTCGGATTTGGGTTATAAAACGTTGAACTGGAACCTGGGGTGTCCGCATTCCATGGTAGCCAATAAAAAAAGAGGTTCGGGACTGCTGCCGTTTCCGGTTCAGATTGACGCGTTTCTGGACCGGGTGATGCCTGCCATTCCCAACCGGCTTTCCATCAAGACACGGCTTGGCCGGTATGATGCAGATGAGATTTTTGAGCTGCTGCCCGTTTTTAACCGGTATCTCCTGGAAGAAATCATTATTCATCCGAGAACCGGTGTGCAGATGTATACGGGCAAGACCGATCTGGACCGCTTCGCCATGTGTCTGGAAATATCCGACCATCCTGTGGTGTATAACGGTGATATCTGTTCCCGGGACGATTTTGTCAGGCTTTCAGCGAGGTTTGGCCGGATAAGCAGATGGATGCTGGGAAGAGGGGTTCTGGCCGATCCTTTTCTGCCCGGAACCATCAAACGGGGTTCAGCGGTCTGCACCGACAGCATCGGGACGCTCAAACAGTTTCACGATGATCTGTTTGAGCAATACCGTGAGCTGTTGAGCGGCCCTTCACATGTTGTGCAGAGGATGAAAGGATTGTGGAGGTATATTGCCCAACCCTTTCCGGACAACGGGAAAGTGCTCAAAAAAATTTACAGAGCCAGAGACATCGACTCGTATCGGCAATGGGTGGAAGCCTTTTTTGAGAGCGCTTCGCTTGAGAAGTGCCGCTCCTCAAGCGTCAGCGCTCCTTAAGCGAAGCGATAGCGTTGGCGATCACCTGAATTGCGGTTCGGATTTCATCGGCCGTGGTCATTTTTCCGGTGCTGAATCTTACCGTTCCTTTGGCCCATTCCATGGGGATATTCATGGCTTTGAGCACATGGGAAATGTCCACCGTATCGGAATGACAGGCCGCACCCGGGGATGCCGCTATTTCCAGGCCTGTTTGTTCAAGAATACGGTTGGATTCAAGTCCTCGGAATGACACACTCAGCGTATTGGGCAGCCGATGGCGCGGATGACCATTGAACCTGATCTCGCTGATTTCTTTTTTTAGTCCTTCATACAGCATCTCCTGCATGGCCTGCATGTGGGCACGGTTCTGGTCCATATCCCGTTTTGCGATTTCGCAGGCTTTTCCGAGTCCTGCAATTTCCAGAACATTTTCGGTTCCCGGGCGCCGCCCCTTTTCCTGTCCGGCCCCGTGGATTAACGGCGCCGGCTCAACACCCTCCCGGATATACAATGCACCGATTCCCTTTGGCGCATAGAGCTTATGCCCGGCGATTGAGAGCAGGTCAACCCCCAGTTTCTGAACGTCAACCGGAATTTTTCCCATGGATTGAGCCGCATCGGTATGCATGATCACGTTTTTGCGCTTTGCGGCGCGGGCAATTTCTTCAACCGGCTCGATGGTTCCCACTTCGTTGTTCGCATGCATGAGGGTAATCAGAATCGTTTCCGGCCGGATGGCGTTTTCAACGTCAGACACACGGATCAGGCCATGGCCGTCTACCGGCAGACGCGTGATGGTAAATCCGTGAGATTCCAGGTAACTGCATACCTGAAGCACGGCAGGATGTTCGATCTGTGAGGTGATGATATGATTGCCCCGGTTGCGGTATGCCGATGCAATGCCTTTGATGGCAAAGTTGTTGGACTCGGTTCCGCCGCTGGTGAAAATAATTTCCTCCGGACGGCAATTGATGAGCGATGCGATCTGCCTTCGTGCATGAATTACCGCTTTCGCCGGGGCGATTCCGTACCAGTGACTGCTGGAAGGATTGCCGAATTCAGTTTCCAGAAAAGGCCGCATGGCATCAATCACTTCAGGATCATGCGGCGTTGTTCCATTGTAGTCCAGATAGATCGGTTTTTTCATGTTTCAATCTCCAAAAATTCAGTCGTGAGTCATGGACAGTCGTGAGTCGTGAGTCCTCAGTCCTTTTTTACTTTGCCCTTTGCCCTCTGTCATCTGTCCCTTCCTTCCCCCGAAAGTTGAAAGGATTTTACAAAACGGCTGTCGATCAAATGCTTGAGCAGGAGTGCCAGTTTTGATTTCCATACCCATGAGTTTCTGAAAAAGATGCCGGTGCCATCTCCCATATTCAATATCAGCATATAGGTTTTTTGAGGGGTAAACGGTTTATACGTTCCATGGGTGAGGGACGCAACAATATTATGAAACAGGATCGGGTTCTGCCGGACGGCATATACGCCGATTCCGGGAAGCGGCATTGAATTGAAACAGATGCAGTCTCCGCCTCCGAATATCTCCGGCCGGGTGATGCACTGCAGATAGTCGTTTACAAGAAGCCCGCCGTCATTTCCGACAGGAAGTCCTGAATCCCTGAAAAACGAGGACGGCCGGGTTCCGGTAGCCATGAAAACCATGTCAGCGGACAGAATGGAGCCGTCGGTAAGCTCGACGCTGTGGGCATGAATTTTTTTTAACCTGGCCTGCTCAATCACATGAATATGGCGGGCGGTCAATGAACCCAGGGCGTGATACCGAACCTTTTCGTTGAACCTGCCTAACAGGCGGCGGCCGGCAATCAGATGAATTGTCACATGAGTTGGGGCCCTGTTTGCCAGTCGTCGGATATTTGCCGATATTTCAACCCCGGCGGCCCCGCCGCCGGCAACGACGATATGAATGGGTTGGTTTTTTTTAAATCGGGTTTCGATTGCCTGACGGGCATCGATCAGCCGCTCGATGGGTTTTGCCGGGTATACATGATTTGACCCGTAAATGTCCCCTTCAACCGGAATATAACTGCCGGTATTGAACGATACAATATCGTAAGAAATAATTTTACCGGTATGGAGCATCAGATGCCGTTTGTCCGGATCGATCCTGATGACGCTGCCTTCTATAAACTGCCCGCCTCTGTCCTGAACCATCTTCATGGTATTGAACCGCGCCTGGCGCGGCTGATACCTCCCGGATAAAAGACCCGGCCCCATGCCCGAATAATAATGCCAGGGACCCGGATTGATGGCAGTGACCCGATGCCCCATACCGGTGATGGCCTGCAATCGTTTCAGCAGCGTCAGGTGCGCATGCCCCGTTCCAGCGATGACAAGGTGTTTTTTCAAAATAGCGCCTTTCAAACGGTTGACGGAAGTCAGAGGATAAGGGGTCAGGTCTTCGTTTGACCCTTATTCGATAAAAAGACAGATATCCAGCTACCCGGCCAACTGATCCCCGAATAACCAATGTCTCTTCTACCTGAATATTTTATCCCTGCAGCGCTGTTTTTTTCAATAGTCGATTTAAAATTTACGGAATATGCGTTATATAGGATAAAATCAGGCATCGGCCTGATGCCATTGAAAAAAATACATGAATTTGTGGATAGTCCGGAGGTTTCCTGGATTAAAGGGAAAACGGATTTTATTGATTCGTTGGTCGCTGAACGGATAAGGAGGTTTTACCGGTGAATACAAGAACAATAGTGGTTATGATTCTGACCCTGTGGCTGGTTATGGGGCTGGGCTTTTTAACCGCTTACTTTCGGGATCGACGAGAGGGTAAATCCAAATTTCAATGCTGGCTGTCTGTGGAAGGCCTGCTGTTTATCCTGAGCGTGATTATTTCGATACTTGTCCTGGTGTATCAATCTGTTGGCCGCTGACGGCGGGGGAAAAGCTGGCGGCTGACAGCTGATGGCAAAAAGGGCTGTAGACGCAGGCGGTTAAGAAAACCCGGTTCTTTTCCCGTTGCCGGTTATTTCTGACGATCTCCGGCTGTTCAAACAATTTACTCTGATCATGCGATTTGAAATGACAATCAATTTAACACATTTTTTGAATCAGCCCCTGACGATTGGAACCCGACAGATTCAAACGCGGCTGAGTCTTGCGCCAATGGCAAGGCTTGGCAATGTTGCGTTCAGGGAACTGGTTTCGTCATTCGGGGGGTACGGGCTCCTGTTTACAGAAATGTGCAGTTCAAAAACCGTTGCGCAGGGCAACGGACCGAAATGGACGGGATTCCGGTGGCGAAAAGCGGAGCTTTCCGAACTGGTTTGTCAGCTTTTTGGAAATGATCCCGGCATGATGGCCGCTGCTGCCCGGCGGGTCGAGCATGAGGGCTTTTTCGGGGTAGACATTAACTTCGGGTGCAGTGTGCATGCGCTGTGCAAACAGAACTGCGGTGCGGCTCTGCTGAAGCAGCCGGCTCTGGCCGCTGAAATCGTCTCATCGGTCAGGCGTTCGGTGGCATGTCCGGTTTTTGTAAAGTTTCGAACCGGCTGGCAGGATGATCCGCAGATTGCCGTGGATCTGGCCAGACGCTTTGAAGATGCCGGAGCCGATGCCTTGTCCTTCCATCCCAGAGTAGCGCCGGATCGAAGGACCCGCCTGCCGAAATGGGAATACATTGGCAATGTCAAAGCTTCCGTGGATATTCCGGTATTTGGTAACGGCAATGTATTTGATGCCGGAGATTGCAGTAAAATGATTGAGACCACCGGATGTGACGCGGTTATGGTGGGCAGACTTGCGGTGGCTAAGCCCTGGATTTTTTCATCCCTGTCAGGCGATTATCAGCCGGAACCGGAAACCTGCGCCGATTGTGCGTTAAAGCTTTTGAAACAGCTTCCGGAATATTATGACGTGACGACAGCGTTGAGACGCTTTAAAGAATTCATGTCATATTTTGCTGCCAATTTTCGTTTCGGCCACAGTCTGTATCTTCAGATTCGGCGACAGGATACCCTGAACGCAGTGGAAGAAACCATCGTCCGTTTTTTCAGCACCCAGCCGGAAATGATGGCGTCCAAACCGAACATCAGCTTGTTCAGGTGAAGGAGGGATAGAGGCTTGAGTGTCGGAAAGCGCAGGGAGCAGGCCGGTGGGGCGGGGAAGGTGAGGCGTAAGTAAGAAGCAGGCAGCGTAAAAAAGCTGACAGCTGACGACAGATAACCAATAACGGCAAATTTGGAGGAGGTAACGTTTTGGGTATTTTTGATATATGGAAATTATCAAAAAAAGATAGTGGTGAAGGCAATTCAGCGGGCGACCGTTCCGGGGGAAAATCTTACGCCGGTATAAATCCGGTGGACTCGAGCATGTCATCGGCCGATATACAGCAATACATTGAAACGGAGCTGTCGAAATTTAAAAAAGCCGCGGATTTGAAAGATCATCGTTACAGAGCAGGGGTTATTAATTTTGTAGACGTGGTACAGGATGATCTGACGTCAGTGAACGAAAATAATTATCGCGCGGTGGTGAATATGACCATTGCGACATTGAAAAATTTTATCGAGGTGGAAAAGGAAATAAACCGGAATCTTTTCGAACAGATCAAAGCCGGCAAGTCTTGAAGATGAAGCGGGGGAAACGGACGTTATCATTTTTTTTGAGACAATTTTTCGATAGCCTCTATATAACGGTTTTTGGGTTGGAGACCGTACATCTTGTAAATTTGTTTTTTGTTTTTAAAAAATATCACCACGGGGATGCCGCTGATCCTGAATCTGGATGCCAATGCGCGATGTTTATCCACATCTAATTTGCAAACGGTGACTTTGGCGAAGTTTTTTTCGGCAATATCTTCTATTATCGGGGACAGTATTTTGCAGGGTTTGCACCAGTCTGCATAAAAATCCACCATGATCAGGTTACTGCCGCTCGTTGCGATGATATCATCAAACTGCGCTTGCGTTTTAATAACGATGGGTGCTGATTTTTCAGGATCGTTGTTTCGGGTACTCGAAGCTTCTTTCTGGCCGTACGCCCCGGATACGAAAATACAAGCGATCAATATTACCGCCCGGACGATGCTTCGCGGGAGGAGGTTAAACATGGTTCGGGTCATTTAGAAATCTCCATTCATGGATATTTAAAAAACGGGTATCGATGCCGGTTTGCAAACGATATCACGCTTCGTAACTGACATGAATCATGTTAAAATTATTTTGATTTTATTTCAATCCTTTACTACACAAAAATCATATCCGCCACAGGCCTTGGTCTGAAGGCCAATTACGATATCATCCGGGCCCATGGCGGCGCCCCATATCAGTGTCCGTTCCAAGCCTCCGGGGCCGTTACGGTTTATCTGCCGGCCATCGATACTGCGGATTCGTTGGTTATGAAAAAACTGCCGGATTTTTGATACAGCCTGCGTTTGATCTTTTTTGTCGGTGTTTTCTCAAATTCCTCGGTGAAGAGTTCTATTCTGGAGATTTTACTGTATACGGGCAGCTGTTTATTCAATTGATTTCGGATTTCCTCCAATTTAAGCTGCAGTTCATTCTCGCTCAGGCCTTTGCTGTTGACTGCCTGATAGTCCGGATAGATCAGGCCGGTAAGCTTTCCGTCTTTTTCGATCACCAGTGATTCTTCAACAAAGGGCATGTTATTGAGTTTTGATTCAATTTCTTCGGGATAGATATTCTGACCCGAAGAATTGAGAATCATGTGTTTGGATCGGCCTTTGATAAAAATGAAACCCTCTTCGTCAATCTGGCCAAGGTCTCCGGTATGAAACCATCCTTCCTGGTCAATGGCTTCGGCCGTATTGTCCGGATCTTTGTAATAGCCGTCCATGATGTTTTCACCCCGGACCAGAATTTCTCCCACAATTTTTCGCGGATTTTCCGAATCGATTTTGATTTCCAGCGTATCCATCACCCTGCCCACTGAAAACCGTCTGACGATATTCCATGCGGAGTAGCTGACGAGGGGGCCGCATTCGGACAATCCGTAACCCACGGTATAACGAAAATGTATTTTGCTTAAAAATTCTGCCAGTTCTCTGTCAAGAGCGGCACCACCGATGACGATGGTCTCAAAATTGTTACCGAACATTTCGGATAATTTTTGGTTGATTTTCGAATAGATGAGGTTGCTGATGCCGGGAATTTTTAACAGGACCCGGATTTTTTTCTGATTCAAAAATGGCCGCAGGTGTTTTTTATAGATTTTTTCGATCACAAGGGGAACCGACAGGATCAATTTTGGTCGGATTTCCTGGAACGCTTTGACGATCACTTTGGGAGAGGGAATTTTTCCCAGAAACGTAATGTGGCATCCCCTGCTCAACGGATATAAAAATTCAAATGAACAGCCGAAGGCGTGTGCCAATGGCAGAAAGGAAACGATTGTATCGCCGGGATTCAAATTCAATGCGTTCTGGGCGAAAATGATATTGGCGGTCAGACAGTTGTGAGACAGCATGACGCCTTTTGAAAATCCGGTGGTTCCGGATGTATAGACAATGGCCGCCAGCTGGTCATTTTCAATGGGTTGCAAACAAAATGTTTCGGGGGAAAGATCGGTATCGTATTCATTCAGATAATCGCTGCAGGATTTTTCGACAAGTCCGGACATGGATTCATGACGGGTATAAAGGAGCGAAAAATCGTCCATAGAAAAAACCGATTGAATCCCTGTCAGCCGTGATGTGTCTATTTGTTCATACATGGCATCGGATATAAACAACAAAACAGAATCCGAATGATTGATAATGTGATGAATCTCATCAGGGTGAAAATCCGGAAGAATGGGAACGATGACGGCCCCATAGGTTACGGTCGCCAGGTACGTGGTTGCCCAGCCTTCCGAGTTTTTCCCGAGCAGTGCAATTTTATCCCCCTGTCTGATCTTGTTTTTACTGAAGATATAATGAAGCCATTTGATTTTAGATGCGATTTCGCCATAGGATAAGGTTTTGCCTTTGTAATCTGACAGGGCGGGAAGTTGCCAGTTTCTTTTGATACTTTCTTCTATTTCGTTTACAAGACTTTCCTTCAGCATGATATCTTTCTTTCAGTAGCCATTGATAAAAGGTAATCGTTTTCTGCTCCAGCAGAGGTTTACGGATACCGGCCCTCTGTGCCCGTTGACTTTTGACCGAGTCAGCTTTTTTGTAAAATGTAAAACTTTTGTAAATTTACTCATTTTGTGTTGTGTTTGTCAATCCTTTATCGAACTTCAACCGGGAGTCGTGAGCCGGAAGGGGTGGTATTATATTTGCCATGAGGATGTGTTTGACACGGGTAACTGATTTTATTATCTTGAAAGAGATGTGTGTTTTTATACCATAAGCGGTTGTCGTTACCACAACGCTGTTTTCAGAATTATTTTAAATCGACAGAAATCTATCCGGCAGAGGCGCTTTTTATAAATTGATATGGTCCTGAAAAAAATACTTCGGAGGTGAACGATGAATAATCAGGAATTGATCACGATGCTTAACAGGGATCTGGCTGATGAACACGCCGCCATTATTCGTTATCTGGTGCACGGCTACCTGGAGGGCGAGGATACGCCGATCGGGGCGAGTCTGCTCTCCCGCGCCAGAGAGGAGATGTGGCATATGCACTGGCTGGGGATGATTATCGGACAGATGGGCGGCGAACCGGATCTGAAACCGGCGCCTTATCCGTTTGACCCGACCAGCCGGGCGTCCCTGCTCAGGTCCTATGTGGCATACGAAAAGAAACTGATTCCACATTATCACGGAGAAGCGGAGAGGGCCAGTGACCCCCATCTCCGGCGGGTGCTTCACCGGGAGGCCTGGGAATCTGAAATACATGCCGTGAAATTTCAGAGACTTCTGGACAAACTGTCTCCTGAGCAGGCAAAGGGGGTGCCGGGCGCTGAAAACGAATTGCCGGCGGGATTGACGGACAAGCTGCAACACATCATTGAAGCCAAATATACCCAGATGCTTCAGGCGGTTCGTGATTCCTGGGTATTTCAGACATCGCCGATGACCGGCTGGCAGATTATGGATTTTTCCATGACCAAAATGAAACAGCTTGCCCATGTCGCCGAGGAGGTGACTGATAACGGGATTGAACCCCGATTGCGACTGGGGAAAATTGATAAAAGCGTAGCCATCGGTGTTTCACTTCGCAGAGCGCTTGAAGATGTAAATAAAATCAGGCAGATGCATATTGATCTGAAAAATGATCGTGAGACTGAAGGGCATTCCGGACTGCGTAACAACCTGGATCTGTCAATTCAACAAGAGGAGTATGAGGCGCAGGAGATAGAGGACTGGTTGAGATCCGAAAAATGACCTGCCCGCAGGGCAATGCCATCCGTTCTGTATAACCGAAAGCGGCAGATGCTTTTCCAGGCATCTGCCGCTTTCGGTTATACAGAACTGCCGCTACTGTCCGACCACTTGACCACGTTAAGTTATCTCCGGCGTTGCATAAACAAAATGGGGTTATCTTGCACCCCACGGTCCCGACGGATCATCATCCATGATGACGCTTTCAACTCCCGTGGCTTTGGCTATATCCGGATTGCGCATCTGAATGCGCACGCAGGAATTCCACCGGAGAATGGCATCTTCATTTTCCGCAGGGCTTAACTCCATGGCCTTTTGAAAACAGCTCATCGCTCTGGCAAACCATTCATATGCCACTTGACCGGCACCGGGCGCTCCCTGGTTGATATAGGCTTTGGCGCGGCGTTCTAAAATGATTCCGGTGTAATATAATTTCCGGTATTCATCGCTCAATCGATTCACAATTTCGGATGCCTCCCGGAAGGCATCGGGATTCTGGCGTTGTCCGAACTGATCTGTCAGAGCCAGGACCAGGGTGGTGATGGCTCTCTGATTGTCCGGATCAATTTCGAGAATATCGCGACAAATACTTTCCGATTCAACCGGTTCTTTCAGCAAACGGTAATGCTCGGCTTTTTCGATGGCACGCGGGACTGATTCATTTGATAAACGTTTGAGTTCAAACATAGTGGTCTCCTTTACCGTCAATTCATGAAGGGTGGGGGAAATGACAAATTTCCGATTGTTTTAATTCAATTGTTCATAACTGCGGCCATAACGCCGTGAGGCCCGTATCGGCCGTTTCAGGCTTCTCCAGCACGATACGGAGACAACGGCCGGGACTTTGAAACTACACGTAAGAGAATATGGCC from Desulfobacterales bacterium harbors:
- a CDS encoding ferritin-like domain-containing protein; this translates as MNNQELITMLNRDLADEHAAIIRYLVHGYLEGEDTPIGASLLSRAREEMWHMHWLGMIIGQMGGEPDLKPAPYPFDPTSRASLLRSYVAYEKKLIPHYHGEAERASDPHLRRVLHREAWESEIHAVKFQRLLDKLSPEQAKGVPGAENELPAGLTDKLQHIIEAKYTQMLQAVRDSWVFQTSPMTGWQIMDFSMTKMKQLAHVAEEVTDNGIEPRLRLGKIDKSVAIGVSLRRALEDVNKIRQMHIDLKNDRETEGHSGLRNNLDLSIQQEEYEAQEIEDWLRSEK